A stretch of DNA from Candidatus Pseudomonas phytovorans:
CGTCGGCCAGGTCTACGATGGCTCGCTCTCATTGCGGTGCGTCTATAGCAAGCGCCGGTATCGGTCGCAGACCATCGATGCCTTGATGGAAAGCTACCGCGACGAACTTGAACTGCTGATCGACCACTGTCTCTGCGTGACTGGCGCTGCCTGAGGGCAAGCGCCAGGCAGTTTTTTCCAAGGAATATCAAGTTGAACAACGATCTGGAAGCGTTTCTCGATATGGTTGCAATGAACCCACAGGACCAGGCCATGCATCGGCTTGGCCCGGTGCAGGCGCGCACGAGTTTCGAGCTGGCCACGCAGCGTTTGCGCTGGCCAGCGCCGCAGGACCTGGCGCTCGATTCGTTGACCTGTACCGCTCGCGACGGTGTGGCTTTGCCGTTGCGCGTGTACAAACCTGCGCAGGCCGATGGCCGGCCACTGCCGGTGCTGGTGTATTTCCACGGCGGTGGCTTTGTTGTCGGTAGCCTGGATTCACATGATGGTGTGTGCCGTGAGCTGTGCGCACGATCAGGTTGTGCGGTGGTTTCGGTAGGTTATCGGCTGGCCCCCGAGCACCGCTTCCCAACGGCCTTCGAGGACGGCTGGGATGTGCTCGAAGCACTGCCAGTTGTGGCCCAGGCCCACGGCCTTGACCTGCAGCGGGTTGTGCTGGCGGGCGATAGCGTGGGCGCAACCCTGGCCACCGCTCTGGCCCTGCATGCCGCCTGGCAAGGCGAGGCTGCCGCGGTCCAGCCGATCGGGCAACTGTTGTGCTACCCGGTCACGGATGCGGGAGGCGTGTACGCCTCGCGTACCCTGTTCGGGGAGGGGTACCTGCTGGAGGATGAAACGCTTGAGTGGTTCTACGGCCTCTATGCCCGCGAACCCCAGGATCGTCACGACTGGCGTTTCTCTCCGTTGCGGGCCGAGAGCCTGAGCGGGGTCGCTCCCGCCATCGTCCTGTTGGCTGGCCTGGATCCGCTGCTGGATGAAGGACAGGCTTACGCCGAGCGGTTGCAAGCATCCGGAGTGGGCGTGGATATCATCCTGGCACAGGACATGACCCATGACCTGTTGCGCATGATGTCGGTGACTGCAGAGGTTTCGGCGGTTTATGAGCAGTTGGTCGACAGGCTGAGTGTGCTGATCGCCAATGTCTGAGTGATTCCCAGCCCGAAAGGGCTGGGTATTCTTCTGCAAGTGGTCTCGTATACGTCTTGAGGGCAATACGCCCGCCACCTCCAAGCCATGGTTTGGAGGTGGCGGGCGTAGGGGCGGATCAGTTTTCGTAGCGCAGGGTAATGGCGAAATTGCGCGGGGCGCCGAAGTAGTTGCCAGTGTTTTCACTGAAGATGGCGGTGTAGTACTTCTCGTCAAACACGTTGTTGAGGTTCAGCTGGACGCTGAAGTTGTGGTCGACGCGATAGTTGGCGTTCAGATCGACCAGGTTGTAGGCGCTCTGGGAAATGTTGTTCAGGTACAGCTTGCTCTGGTGATAAATGCTGGCACCCACTCGCAACTGGTCCAGTTCACCCGGCAGCTGGTAGGTGGTAGCCGCCTTGAACAGGCGCTGAGGCGAGTTTTCCGTACCGTAGGTATCACCCTTGTCAGGGCCGGCAACGTATTTGGGGTGGCTGTAGGTGTAACCCGCGGAGGCATTCCAGCCCGGCGTCAGCTCACCCGACACTTCAGCATCGAAACCGCGGTTGCGTACCTTGGCGCCTTCGGTATAGCAGCGTGCATCGCGGTTCGGCCCGCAGACACGACCTGCTTCGGGAATGACCTGAGGCAAGCCTGTCAGATCCACCTGGAACAGCGCAAGAGAGGCGTTTAGCCTGCCGTCGAACAGCTCGTTCTTCAGGCCGATCTCGTAGTTGCTACCCGTCGTGGGGGCGAGCGGCTTGTTGTCGACATTGTAGTTGCTTTGCAGTTTGTAGATTTCAGTGTAACTGGCGTACACCGATGTCTGATCGGTGATGTCATAGACGATGCCGCCGTACGGAATGACCTTGCGGTCTTCCTTGAAACCGTCGGTTTCCCAGGGTCCCTGGGTATCGTAATCGACCCAGCTCAAGCGGCTGCCGAGGATTACGTGGAGGTCATCGGTAGGGTTGAGGCGGGTAGCCGCGTAGATCCCTTTGTCCTTGCGCACATGGTGGCTGGCTGTGAGATCGCCGACTATTTCCGGTTTGGGGAATTGCGATGAGTCGAAGTCGAGGACGTCGACGATGGGGAAGATGGCCGGTGAGCCGGTCACGTACTGCAGGCGATCGCGGCGCATGCTTGTCCCCACGACCACTTCATGCTTCTGGCCCATCAGGTGGAATGCACCGTTCAGCGCTGCGTCCAGGTTGAACTGCTCGTCATCGTATCTGGCGCTGTTGGGGTAGTACTGCATCGTCGAGTCGGTCTCGCCGGTGTGATAGCCAACCTGTGCCAGAAAGTCCGCGTTGGACCAGATGAGATTGGTCGCGACGGTGAGGTTCCAGTCTTCGTTGAACGTGTGTTTGATATCGGCGAAGACGTTGCGGTTCAGCTTGTCCAGATACGCCCATTTGCCAGCCAGGGAGGTCGAGCGGGAGAAGTCGTAAAAACTTCCGTCCTGGTGGGTCGGCAATCCGCCCCAGTCATAGCCGTTGTTGTTGTCCTGCTGCAGCGACCCACCGACGGTCAAGGTGGTCGAGTCACTCAGGTCCGCTTCGCCGATTGCATAGAACAGCTGGTTTTCCTTGCCGGCGTAGTCCTGGTAGTTGTTGCGGTTGTTGTACATCAGTACCGTCCGGCCACGCAGGGTACCTTCGGCATTCAATGGGCCGCCGATATCCAGCTGGGTCCGGTAGTTATCCCACGAACCTGCGCCTATCTCGGCCTTGAGCTGATACTCCCGGGTGGGCCGTTTGCGCACCATGTTGATGGCTGCCGACGGGTTCCCCGCACCCTGCAGCAGCCCATTGGCGCCGCGCACGATCTCGACCCGGTCGTACATGGCCATGTTGTTCACGGACATGACGTCCATCGAGAAGCTTTCAGTCACGCTTGTCGGCAGGCCGTCGACCTGCAGGTCGTCCACCTGGAAGCCTCGCGAGTAATACAGCGGGCGCTCAGTGCCGAAACCCTTGACGGTGTTGATCCCTGTCGCGGCCATGGCCACGTCTTCCAGGGACTGCATGTTCTGGTCGTCCATCTGCTGGCGGGTGACAACGCTGACCGACTGGGGCGTTTCGCGGGGTGACAGCCCCAGCCTGGTCGCGGTGCTGGTCACGCCGGTGGTATACGACCCGGTGTTTTCCGTGGTTGCGCCCAATGTAGCGGACTGGACGTTGGTGGCATCGAGGAGCATTGCGCTGTCATCTTCGTAGGCCGCCTGCAAGGTCAGGGTATTGTCGCGCAACTGATAGCGCAGGCCACTGTCCCGGAACAGCACGCGTACTGCTTCATCCAGGCTGTAACGGCCGTTCAACGCACCTGAGCGCAGGTTCTGCACGGCGCCAGGTTCATACAGCACCTGCACGCCGGTCTTCTCGGCAAATGCCTGCAGTGCCGAGCTCATTGGCTGTGCAGGGATATTCAAAGTCAGTTGCTGCGCTTGCGCCTGGGCGGCCAGCGGCAGGGCCAGGCTCAGGGCCAGTGCCGGCAGCTGTGCGTTGAAAGCGCGTCGAAGGCCAAGCGCCTTGGTCAAATGATTCAATCGAAGGTGGGTGGGCATTTCGGTGCTCGTTGTAGACGTTGAGTGGGTAGGCTGGGCAGATCTTTTTTTATGTTGACTACGGGTATGACGCACGGTCGGTGAAAAACCGGAATGCAAATATTTCTCTTTTATTGCATCAGGCGACGCACGCCTCGACCACCACTTTCCCGGCCTCCATGCGCACCAGTTGGTCGGCGACATCGAAGTAGCGGTCATCATGGCTGATGACGATGATTGTCTTGCCCAGGCGCTTCAGCTCGGGCAGCAGCTCGGTGTAGAAGATGCGGCGGAATGTCGGGTCCTGGTCGGCGGCCCATTCATCGAACACCAGTACCGGGCGCTCTTCGAGCCAGGCGTTGATCAACGCCAGGCGCTTGCGTTGCCCGGTCGACAGGTCGGTGGTGGTGAAACTGCCGTCGCGGATGCTGACCTTGTGGGCGATTTCCAGCCTCTGGAGATAGGTTTCAGCGCTTTCCGGCACCTGCTGGGCCCCCAGGAAGGGGTCGTCGAACAGGTAGTAATCGGCAAAGATGGTGGTGAAGAGCTGGCGATAATCATCACGGTTGAGGGCAGTAATGGGCTGGTCGTTGATGCGTATCTCGCCTTTTTGCGGCGTGTACAGACCTAGCAGCAACTTGATCAAGGTGGTCTTGCCACAGCCGTTTTCGCC
This window harbors:
- a CDS encoding alpha/beta hydrolase, giving the protein MKLNNDLEAFLDMVAMNPQDQAMHRLGPVQARTSFELATQRLRWPAPQDLALDSLTCTARDGVALPLRVYKPAQADGRPLPVLVYFHGGGFVVGSLDSHDGVCRELCARSGCAVVSVGYRLAPEHRFPTAFEDGWDVLEALPVVAQAHGLDLQRVVLAGDSVGATLATALALHAAWQGEAAAVQPIGQLLCYPVTDAGGVYASRTLFGEGYLLEDETLEWFYGLYAREPQDRHDWRFSPLRAESLSGVAPAIVLLAGLDPLLDEGQAYAERLQASGVGVDIILAQDMTHDLLRMMSVTAEVSAVYEQLVDRLSVLIANV
- a CDS encoding TonB-dependent siderophore receptor, yielding MPTHLRLNHLTKALGLRRAFNAQLPALALSLALPLAAQAQAQQLTLNIPAQPMSSALQAFAEKTGVQVLYEPGAVQNLRSGALNGRYSLDEAVRVLFRDSGLRYQLRDNTLTLQAAYEDDSAMLLDATNVQSATLGATTENTGSYTTGVTSTATRLGLSPRETPQSVSVVTRQQMDDQNMQSLEDVAMAATGINTVKGFGTERPLYYSRGFQVDDLQVDGLPTSVTESFSMDVMSVNNMAMYDRVEIVRGANGLLQGAGNPSAAINMVRKRPTREYQLKAEIGAGSWDNYRTQLDIGGPLNAEGTLRGRTVLMYNNRNNYQDYAGKENQLFYAIGEADLSDSTTLTVGGSLQQDNNNGYDWGGLPTHQDGSFYDFSRSTSLAGKWAYLDKLNRNVFADIKHTFNEDWNLTVATNLIWSNADFLAQVGYHTGETDSTMQYYPNSARYDDEQFNLDAALNGAFHLMGQKHEVVVGTSMRRDRLQYVTGSPAIFPIVDVLDFDSSQFPKPEIVGDLTASHHVRKDKGIYAATRLNPTDDLHVILGSRLSWVDYDTQGPWETDGFKEDRKVIPYGGIVYDITDQTSVYASYTEIYKLQSNYNVDNKPLAPTTGSNYEIGLKNELFDGRLNASLALFQVDLTGLPQVIPEAGRVCGPNRDARCYTEGAKVRNRGFDAEVSGELTPGWNASAGYTYSHPKYVAGPDKGDTYGTENSPQRLFKAATTYQLPGELDQLRVGASIYHQSKLYLNNISQSAYNLVDLNANYRVDHNFSVQLNLNNVFDEKYYTAIFSENTGNYFGAPRNFAITLRYEN